One Felis catus isolate Fca126 chromosome D2, F.catus_Fca126_mat1.0, whole genome shotgun sequence DNA window includes the following coding sequences:
- the ZNF503 gene encoding zinc finger protein 503, whose amino-acid sequence MSTAPSLSALRSSKHSGSGGGGGGGGGGGSGSSADPAWTSALSGNSSGPGQGSSLAGSTKPFVHAVPPSDPLRQANRLPIKVLKMLTARTGHILHPEYLQPLPSTPVSPIELDAKKSPLALLAQTCSQIGKPDPSPSSKLSSVASNGGGAGGAGNGTGGDKDAKSGPLKLSDIGVEDKSSFKPYSKPGSDKKEPGGGGGGGGGGGGGGGGVSAEKSGFRVPSATCQPFTPRTGSPSSSASACSPGGMLPSAGGGPEGKDDKKDPDAGGGGGASKGSGGASAEGGPTGLAHGRISCGGGINVDVNQHPDGGPGGKALGSDCGGSSGSSSGSGPSAPTSSSVLGSGLVAPVSPYKPGQTVFPLPPAGMTYPGSLAGAYAGYPPQFLPHGVALDPTKPGSLVGAQLAAAAAGSLGCSKPAGSSPLAGASPPSVMTASLCRDPYCLSYHCASHLAGAAAASASCAHDPAAAAAALKSGYPLVYPTHPLHGVHSSLTAAAAAGATPPSLAGHPLYPYGFMLPNDPLPHICNWVSANGPCDKRFATSEELLSHLRTHTAFPGTDKLLSGYPSSSSLASAAAAAMACHMHIPTSGAPGSPGTLALRSPHHALGLSSRYHPYSKSPLPTPGAPVPVPAATGPYYSPYALYGQRLTTASALGYQ is encoded by the exons ATGAGCACAGCGCCCTCGCTTTCTGCCCTAAGAAGCAGTAAGCacagcggcagcggcggcggcggcggcggcggcggcggcggcggcagcggcagcagTGCGGACCCTGCCTGGACCAGCGCGCTCTCTGGAAATAGCTCTGGCCCCGGCCAAGGCTCGTCCCTGGCCGGCAGCACCAAGCCTTTTGTGCACGCTGTGcccccctctgaccctctccgCCAGGCTAACCGCCTGCCCATCAAGGTGCTGAAGATGCTGACGGCACGGACTGGCCACATTTTGCACCCCGAGTACCTGCAGCCCCTGCCTTCCACTCCCGTCAGCCCCATCGAG CTTGATGCCAAGAAGAGCCCGCTGGCGCTGTTGGCGCAAACATGCTCGCAGATCGGGAAGCCCGACCCCTCGCCCTCTTCCAAACTCTCCTCTGTCGCTTCCAACGGGGGCGGCGCGGGCGGTGCCGGCAACGGCACCGGGGGCGACAAGGACGCAAAGTCGGGCCCCCTCAAGCTGAGCGACATCGGCGTGGAGGACAAGTCGAGTTTCAAGCCGTACTCCAAACCCGGCTCGGATAAGAAGGagccgggaggcggcggcggcggaggcggtggtggcgggggcggcggcgggggggttTCAGCAGAAAAGTCTGGATTCCGGGTACCGAGCGCCACCTGCCAGCCATTCACACCCAGGACAGGCAGCCCAAGCTCCAGCGCCTCGGCCTGCTCGCCAGGAGGCATGCTGCCTTCGGCCGGGGGCGGCCCGGAGGGCAAGGACGACAAGAAGGACCCCgacgcgggcggcggcggcggcgccagCAAGGGTTCCGGGGGCGCCTCGGCCGAAGGGGGACCCACTGGGTTGGCGCACGGCCGGATTAGCTGCGGCGGAGGGATTAATGTGGACGTAAACCAGCACCCAGATGGGGGCCCCGGGGGCAAGGCGCTAGGCTCAGACTGCGGCGGTTCATCGGGCTCCAGCTCCGGCTCGGGCCCCAGCGCGCCCACCTCCTCCtcagtgctgggctctgggctggtggctccgGTATCACCCTACAAGCCGGGCCAGACAGTGTTCCCTCTGCCTCCCGCGGGCATGACCTATCCAGGCAGCCTGGCTGGGGCCTACGCTGGCTACCCGCCCCAATTCCTGCCACATGGCGTGGCTCTTGACCCCACCAAGCCGGGCAGCCTGGTGGGGGCGCAGctggcggcggctgcggcgggcTCTCTGGGCTGCAGTAAGCCGGCGGGCTCCAGCCCCTTGGCCGGGGCGTCGCCGCCATCCGTGATGACAGCCAGTTTGTGCCGGGACCCGTACTGCCTCAGCTACCATTGCGCCAGCCACCTAGCAGGGGCGGCGGCAGCCAGCGCTTCGTGCGCTCACGATCCggccgcggcggccgcggcgctCAAGTCCGGATACCCGCTGGTGTACCCCACGCACCCGCTGCACGGCGTGCACTCTTCGCTAACAGCTGCCGCCGCTGCCGGCGCCACACCGCCCTCCCTGGCAGGCCACCCCCTCTACCCCTACGGCTTCATGCTCCCTAACGACCCGCTCCCCCACATCTGCAACTGGGTGTCGGCCAACGGGCCCTGCGACAAGCGCTTCGCCACGTCCGAAGAGCTGCTGAGCCACTTGCGGACCCATACGGCCTTCCCCGGGACAGACAAACTGCTGTCGGGCTACCCCAGTTCATCGTCTTTGGCCAGCGCCGCAGCGGCCGCCATGGCTTGCCACATGCACATCCCCACGTCGGGCGCTCCGGGCAGTCCCGGGACGCTGGCGCTGCGCAGCCCCCACCACGCGCTGGGACTCAGCAGCCGCTACCACCCTTACTCCAAGAGCCCGCTACCCACACCCGGCGCTCCTGTGCCGGTGCCCGCCGCCACGGGACCGTACTACTCCCCCTATGCCCTCTACGGACAGAGACTGACCACCGCCTCGGCACTGGGGTATCAGTGA